The Streptomyces sp. NBC_01463 DNA window GTCACCCTCTGGTGCACCCGGCGGGACCGGCGGTTCGTGCGCACCCTGCCGACCGATGCGGAATCGGGACTGCTCGGCAGCGCACGCCGGATGGACTGACGGCGCAGGGGCAGCGTGTACGAATTGTTCAGATTCCCCTGCACGGATGTGCATGTTTGACCGCTTTGCGGGTCATCGCCTGTCGTACTCAGTCCACTTGAGGGCAGTACGTGACGTACGGGACAGCTGCCGCGGTGCTGTACGGCCTGCCGTAGCGGCCCCGATGACGATTAGGGTGGGTCCGGGCGCGGCAGAAGAACCTGCGGGCAGGCGATGCGCGTCCCAGGGGGAGAGCCGGGCGGTTCGCACGACGGAAGACGGTGGCCCCCACCCCCCACGGCACAAGGGTGCTCGACCACACCAGGAGGCAAAGTGAACGGCGATCGGGACGAGATGCGCGGGGGCTGGAACAAGCCCGTCGACGAGTCGTCCGACGCGGAGCCCGCAGAGATGACGGGTGAGTTCACCATCGACTACACCCCGCCCGCCTGGTACACGCAGAACGCGCCGGGCGACTCCTCGGGCGGCGCCGGGTCGTATCTGGCGCCTCCGCCGCCCAGCGGCGCCCCGGTGTCCGTGCCCGGGCTCCCGCCCGGGAGCGGGTTCGAGCCCGACTGGACTCCGGCGCCGCCGGCCTCCGCACACGGCACGGCCGAGTCCGGCGCCTCGCCGGACCCCTTCGGGAGCGGCGATGTGGAGAGCGGCGCGACGATGCGGTTCTCGTCCGCCGCACTGAAGCGGGAGATCGCGGAGCGCGAGGCCGCCGCCCGGGCGGAGAGCGACGACGCGGACGGCCCGGCTGCGGAGGCGGAGGCGGACGGCGCGGACGGAACGGATGACGGTACGGACACGGCCGACGGCGCCGGTTCACGTGCCGATGCGGCCGTGGACCCGGACGTGAACGCGGAGGCCGCGCACGACGGCTCCGGCGATGACGCCGCGGCCTCGGACGCCGCCGAGGATTCGTCCGACGCGACGCCGTCCGATGCGGTTCCGTCCGATGCGGTTCCGGCGGACGCGGTACCGGCAGACGTCGTTCCGGCCGACTTCGTTCCCGCGGAGGCGGAGGCCGAGGCCCCCGAGGCCGACGGCGACGAGCCTGCCGACGCCCCGCCCCTGGACGGCGTGACCGCCGACGCCTCCGGCCCCGACGCCTCCGGCGCCCCGCGGTCCGACGAGCCCAACGACGCCGTGCCCTCCGACTCCGTACCGTCCGACTCCGTGCCCCCGGCCGCCGTCGCGGACGCCGCCCCTCTCGACGTACCGTTCGACAACACGCCCCAGGACGCGTCGCCGGCCCCCTGGACGCCGGCCCCGGCGCCGGGCGGACTGCCGCCGCTGCCGCCCTCGTTCCAGCCCGCGACGCCGCAGCCCGCCGCGCCACAGCCGGCGTCCCACTGGCCCCCGGCCACTCCGGCCACTCCGGCCACTCCGGCCACTCCGGCCACTCCGGCCAACGAGGCGCCCGGCGGCTACGGCTTCCCGAAGGCGCCCGCGGCCCAGGCCCCGCAGGGCCAGCAGGCTCCCCCGGCGCCGCAGCAGCCCCAGCCGGGCGCTCCGGCACCGCAGCCCGGATACGGCTTCCCTCAGCAGCCGCATCCGCAGCAGGCCCTGCCCCCGGCCGGCGCCCCGGCCCAGCTCCCGCCGCCGGCCGCCCCGCAGGCACCGCAGCCGCCCCAGGCCTCGCAGGCGCCCCAGTGGCCCGGGCAGCAGCAGCCGAGCGCGGCGCTGCCCCCGGCGACACCTCAGACGCCTCAATCGCCTCAGATGCCTCAGGCAGCGCAGACACCCCAGGCTCCGCAGCTGCCCCAGGCACCTCAACACCCGCAGGCCCCTCAGCAGCCGCAGCCGCCGAGCGCGTACGGCTTCCCCCAAGGCACCCAGCCGCCCGTTCCGGCTCCCGCCCCGGCCACGCCGAATCTGCCCGCGCAGATCTCTCCGCAGCAGCATCTGCCACAGCAGGCGCAGCAGCCCCAGCAACTCCCGCCGCAGGGGCCGCCCGTCGATCCGCGTGCCGGGAGCGCCTGGCCTATGCCGGTCACCCATGACCAGCGCGAGCGTTCGATGCCGGGTGCCCCGATCGGCTACACGGCCGCCGTCGAGCTGTCCTCCGACCGGCTGGTCCGGGGCAAGCAGAAGACGAAGAGCAGCCGCAACCCGTCCGGTGCGTCCCGCTTCAAGCTGGGCGGCAAGAAGGAGGAGATCGAGCGGCAGCGCAAGCTGGAGCTGATCCGCACCCCGGTGCTCTCCTGCTACCGGATCGCGGTGATCAGCCTCAAGGGCGGCGTCGGCAAGACCACGACGACCACCGCGCTCGGCGCGACCCTGGCCACCGAGCGGCAGGACAAGATCCTCGCCATCGACGCCAACCCGGACGCCGGCACGCTGGGCCGCCGGGTCCGCCGGGAGACCGGCGCGACCATCCGCGACCTGGTGCACGCGATCCCGCACCTCAACTCGTACATGGACATCCGGCGGTTCACCTCGCAGGCGCCCTCCGGCCTGGAGATCATCGCCAACGACGTGGACCCGGCGGTCTCGACCACGTTCAACGACGAGGACTACCGCCGGGCGATCGAGGTGCTGGGCAAGCAGTACCCGATCATCCTCACGGACTCGGGCACGGGGCTGCTGTACAGCGCCATGCGCGGAGTGCTGGACCTCGCCGACCAGCTGATCATCATCTCCACCCCGTCGGTCGACGGTGCGTCAAGCGCCTCCACCACGCTGGACTGGCTGTCGGCGCACGGCTACGCGGACCTGGTCCAGCGGTCCCTCACGGTCATCTCCGGAGTTCGCGAGACCGGGAAGATGATCAAGGTCGATGACATC harbors:
- a CDS encoding SCO5717 family growth-regulating ATPase — encoded protein: MNGDRDEMRGGWNKPVDESSDAEPAEMTGEFTIDYTPPAWYTQNAPGDSSGGAGSYLAPPPPSGAPVSVPGLPPGSGFEPDWTPAPPASAHGTAESGASPDPFGSGDVESGATMRFSSAALKREIAEREAAARAESDDADGPAAEAEADGADGTDDGTDTADGAGSRADAAVDPDVNAEAAHDGSGDDAAASDAAEDSSDATPSDAVPSDAVPADAVPADVVPADFVPAEAEAEAPEADGDEPADAPPLDGVTADASGPDASGAPRSDEPNDAVPSDSVPSDSVPPAAVADAAPLDVPFDNTPQDASPAPWTPAPAPGGLPPLPPSFQPATPQPAAPQPASHWPPATPATPATPATPATPANEAPGGYGFPKAPAAQAPQGQQAPPAPQQPQPGAPAPQPGYGFPQQPHPQQALPPAGAPAQLPPPAAPQAPQPPQASQAPQWPGQQQPSAALPPATPQTPQSPQMPQAAQTPQAPQLPQAPQHPQAPQQPQPPSAYGFPQGTQPPVPAPAPATPNLPAQISPQQHLPQQAQQPQQLPPQGPPVDPRAGSAWPMPVTHDQRERSMPGAPIGYTAAVELSSDRLVRGKQKTKSSRNPSGASRFKLGGKKEEIERQRKLELIRTPVLSCYRIAVISLKGGVGKTTTTTALGATLATERQDKILAIDANPDAGTLGRRVRRETGATIRDLVHAIPHLNSYMDIRRFTSQAPSGLEIIANDVDPAVSTTFNDEDYRRAIEVLGKQYPIILTDSGTGLLYSAMRGVLDLADQLIIISTPSVDGASSASTTLDWLSAHGYADLVQRSLTVISGVRETGKMIKVDDIVQHFETRCRGVVVVPFDEHLSAGAEVDLDMMRPKTRDAYFHLSALVAEDFARAQQQQGLWTSDGSSPPPQYAPPMPGQQMPGQQVPQQQPYAPQQPYPPQQGQQPGQPYPPQQGQPYGGQPQQPYPPQPAPGAGQNWQQSLPSQAQSAAGQAGPPQPQQQGGQPGQPGQPAHPELQGPVPPAGWQQQPPQPPPAPQQ